The following proteins are encoded in a genomic region of Rhizobium sp. CCGE531:
- a CDS encoding cupin domain-containing protein: MSQFRARPPAVPTVLLDDAVCRITRWDFEPGADTGHHVHGLGYVVVPMTDCRFLLEEPGGSRRVDIAKGAAYRREAGVEHNVVNAGAEPMSFIEIEYKQS, translated from the coding sequence ATGAGCCAGTTTCGCGCCCGCCCGCCGGCCGTGCCCACCGTGCTTCTCGATGACGCCGTCTGCCGCATCACCCGCTGGGATTTCGAGCCCGGCGCCGATACCGGGCATCATGTCCATGGCCTCGGCTATGTCGTGGTGCCGATGACCGATTGCCGGTTTCTGCTGGAGGAACCTGGCGGCAGCCGGCGGGTCGATATCGCCAAGGGTGCCGCCTATCGGCGCGAGGCGGGTGTCGAGCACAATGTCGTCAATGCCGGCGCCGAGCCGATGTCCTTTATCGAAATCGAATACAAGCAATCATGA